A single window of Phyllostomus discolor isolate MPI-MPIP mPhyDis1 chromosome 13, mPhyDis1.pri.v3, whole genome shotgun sequence DNA harbors:
- the LOC114509080 gene encoding olfactory receptor 6M1-like, producing the protein MEVQNRTTVTEFTLTAFPVLQDLQISLFLFLLFTYMLTLIGNIVIISLIWVDHRLQTPMYFFLSNLSFLDILYTTSVTPKLLTCLLEDRKTISFAGCITQTYFFFFLGTVEFILLAVMSFDRYVAICNPLRYPMIMNSRACLQLVLGCWVGAFLSVLCPTIVVSRLPFCYKEINHFFCDIAPLLQASCIDTHFIEMVNFLLSSLILLTSLLLTTISYTYIISTILRIPSAQGRHKAFSTCASHITVVSIAYGSNIFMYVRPSQDYSLDFDKVTAVLTTMVTPLLNPFIYSLRNEKVKEVVREAVNQIMSLCRRT; encoded by the coding sequence ATGGAGGTACAAAATCGGACCACAGTGACTGAATTTACGCTGACTGCCTTCCCTGTGCTCCAGGACCTTCAGATTtcccttttcttgtttctcttgtTCACTTACATGCTTACTCTAATAGGAAATATTGTCATCATATCTCTAATATGGGTTGATCATCGCCTGCAAACCCcaatgtacttcttcctcagtaATTTGTCATTTTTGGACATTTTATACACGACCTCAGTTACCCCAAAGCTCTTAACTTGCCTCCTAGAAGACAGGAAAACCATATCTTTTGCTGGCTGCATCACCCaaacatacttcttttttttcctggggaCAGTGGAGTTTATCCTCCTGGCAGTGATGTCCtttgaccgctatgtggccatctgtaacCCCCTGCGATACCCCATGATCATGAACAGCAGGGCCTGCCTCCAGCTGGTTCTGGGCTGTTGGGTGGGAGCCTTTCTGTCAGTGCTCTGCCCAACCATTGTTGTGTCCCGATTGCCTTTCTGTTACAAAGAAATTAATCACTTCTTCTGTGACATTGCCCCTCTGCTACAGGCGTCCTGTATTGATACTCATTTCATTGAGATGGTAAACTTTTTGTTATCTTCCCTCATCCTCCTGACCTCCCTGCTGCTCACCACCATTTCCTACACCTACATCATTTCTACCATCCTGCGCATCCCCTCAGCCCAAGGCCGTCAcaaggccttctccacctgtgcTTCTCACATCACTGTTGTCTCCATTGCCTATGGGAGCAACATCTTCATGTATGTGCGGCCCAGCCAGGACTACTCACTGGATTTTGACAAAGTGACAGCTGTTCTCACTACAATGGTGACCCCTCTTCTGAACCCCTTCATTTATAGCCTCAGGaatgaaaaggtaaaagaagTTGTGCGAGAAGCGGTGAACCAAATTATGTCCTTGTGTAGGAGAACTTGA